The Lewinellaceae bacterium genome includes a region encoding these proteins:
- the glgB gene encoding 1,4-alpha-glucan branching protein GlgB: MSNVKPHSLFSDYDLYLFRSGNHFRAYQNLGSHPLKLDGEQGTHFAVWAPHARYVSVIGDFNEWDDQTHKLFPRLDQSGIWEGFIPGLNKGTVYKYRIQSNTGQLLDKGDPYARLWEVPSNTASVVWDLNYKWKDDEWMKNRKADTGFSVYEVHIGSWKKKNNGDESLTYQEMARELVPYVKKMGFTHVELMPVMEHPYFHSWGYQITGYYAPSSRFGKPEDLMFLIDKFHQAGIGVILDWVPSHFPTDAHGPGWFDGTHLYEHADPQKGFHPDWQSFIFDYGRKEVRNFLFSNAMFWLEYYHADGIRVDAVASMIHLDYSREEGQWTPNKYGGNGYLEAIDFVKELNMAIHREYPGTVVIAEESTDWPGVTRDVEWDGLGFDQKWMMGWMNDTLEYFKIDPLFRKFHQNKITFSFTYAFAEKYMLPLSHDEVVHGKGTLFTRMPGDEAQRFANLRLLFGMQWMHPGSNLLFMGGEFGQTTEWNIEVGLEWHLLQYDNHKGVQKWVQKLNDFYKKEPALSEYQFDYRSFEWIDGTDSNQSVVAFLRKSEDEKDTLVIVCNFTPVVRQGYRIGVPMEGKWKEVLNSTDEDYAGDGMDANSTLTASEEGHHGRPFSIEVTLPALSIVVFKNEPAKKGKKVAKK, from the coding sequence ATGTCAAACGTCAAACCACATTCGCTTTTTTCCGATTACGATCTTTACCTTTTCCGGTCGGGCAATCATTTTCGTGCCTATCAGAATTTAGGAAGCCATCCCCTCAAACTGGATGGTGAGCAAGGTACTCATTTTGCCGTATGGGCACCCCATGCGCGTTATGTTTCCGTTATTGGGGACTTCAATGAATGGGACGATCAGACCCATAAACTTTTTCCCCGGCTGGATCAATCAGGCATTTGGGAAGGGTTTATTCCCGGGCTCAATAAAGGGACCGTTTACAAATATCGCATCCAATCCAATACAGGACAATTACTCGATAAAGGGGACCCTTATGCTCGGCTTTGGGAAGTGCCTTCCAATACAGCTTCTGTCGTCTGGGACCTGAATTACAAGTGGAAAGACGATGAATGGATGAAAAATCGCAAGGCCGATACCGGTTTTTCGGTTTATGAAGTGCATATTGGTTCCTGGAAAAAGAAAAATAACGGCGACGAATCGCTGACCTACCAGGAGATGGCCCGTGAACTCGTGCCTTATGTTAAAAAAATGGGCTTTACACATGTGGAGCTCATGCCTGTGATGGAGCACCCCTATTTTCATTCATGGGGATACCAGATCACCGGGTATTACGCACCAAGCAGCCGCTTTGGCAAACCGGAAGACCTGATGTTTCTCATCGATAAATTCCACCAGGCCGGCATCGGGGTGATCCTTGACTGGGTGCCTTCGCATTTCCCTACAGATGCGCACGGTCCGGGATGGTTTGACGGCACACACCTCTATGAACATGCTGATCCCCAGAAGGGATTTCATCCCGACTGGCAGAGTTTTATTTTTGATTATGGGCGTAAGGAAGTGAGGAATTTCCTTTTCTCCAATGCCATGTTCTGGCTGGAATATTACCATGCCGATGGCATCAGGGTGGATGCTGTGGCCTCCATGATTCATCTGGACTATTCCCGGGAGGAAGGCCAGTGGACCCCGAATAAATACGGCGGCAACGGTTACCTGGAAGCCATTGATTTTGTCAAAGAATTAAATATGGCCATTCATCGGGAATACCCGGGGACGGTCGTTATTGCAGAAGAATCAACGGATTGGCCCGGCGTGACCCGGGACGTGGAATGGGATGGTCTTGGGTTTGACCAGAAGTGGATGATGGGCTGGATGAATGACACGCTGGAGTATTTTAAAATCGATCCATTATTCAGGAAATTCCACCAAAATAAAATCACTTTTAGTTTCACCTATGCCTTCGCTGAGAAATATATGCTTCCGCTTTCACATGATGAGGTGGTGCATGGAAAGGGTACACTCTTCACGAGAATGCCGGGCGATGAAGCCCAACGGTTTGCCAACCTAAGGCTGCTTTTCGGGATGCAGTGGATGCACCCGGGGTCCAACCTGCTGTTTATGGGAGGTGAATTCGGACAAACGACCGAATGGAACATCGAGGTGGGACTGGAATGGCACCTGCTCCAATACGATAATCATAAAGGGGTGCAAAAATGGGTGCAAAAACTCAATGATTTTTATAAAAAAGAACCCGCCCTGTCTGAATACCAGTTCGATTACCGAAGTTTCGAATGGATCGATGGCACCGACAGCAATCAAAGTGTCGTTGCTTTCCTGAGAAAATCGGAAGATGAAAAAGATACCCTCGTTATTGTATGCAATTTCACACCTGTAGTGCGCCAGGGATACAGGATTGGCGTACCCATGGAAGGAAAATGGAAAGAAGTACTCAACAGTACCGATGAAGATTATGCAGGAGATGGAATGGATGCTAATAGCACCCTGACTGCTTCAGAGGAAGGGCATCACGGCAGACCTTTTTCGATAGAGGTGACTCTGCCGGCATTGAGTATAGTTGTTTTTAAAAATGAACCCGCAAAAAAAGGCAAAAAGGTCGCTAAAAAGTGA
- a CDS encoding GlsB/YeaQ/YmgE family stress response membrane protein produces MGGFIYFILVGALAGWLVGTLFKGGGFGILGNIVVGIIGGILGGWVFGLLGISTNGGLLGSIITAVVGGGLLVWLLGMIKK; encoded by the coding sequence ATGGGAGGTTTTATTTACTTCATTTTAGTAGGTGCATTAGCCGGCTGGCTGGTGGGCACCCTTTTTAAAGGCGGCGGATTCGGGATTTTGGGTAATATCGTTGTCGGTATCATCGGAGGAATTCTCGGTGGCTGGGTTTTTGGTCTTTTGGGTATTTCCACCAATGGTGGGCTCCTGGGTTCAATCATTACAGCAGTCGTCGGCGGCGGTTTGCTGGTTTGGTTGCTAGGTATGATTAAAAAGTAA